In Malus sylvestris chromosome 16, drMalSylv7.2, whole genome shotgun sequence, the following are encoded in one genomic region:
- the LOC126608044 gene encoding uncharacterized protein LOC126608044, translated as MAFIMEFAENLVLRLMEDPKERDRKFREHVYAVKDRCQKTKDMWALPLRPYGFWTFERHNSQLRWDAQISQVEGRRDPYDDLLEHSNDLVTPKTK; from the coding sequence ATGGCGTTTATAATGGAGTTTGCTGAGAATTTGGTATTGAGGCTAATGGAGGACCCTAAGGAGAGGGATAGGAAGTTCAGGGAGCACGTGTATGCGGTGAAGGACCGGTGCCAAAAGACCAAGGACATGTGGGCGCTACCCCTCCGTCCCTACGGATTTTGGACCTTTGAGCGCCATAATTCGCAGCTCCGTTGGGATGCTCAGATTAGCCAGGTTGAGGGCCGGAGGGATCCTTATGATGATCTCCTTGAACACAGCAATGATCTCGTCACCCCCAAAACTAAATGA
- the LOC126608033 gene encoding F-box protein At1g67340, translated as MRTRGGVCYPRVGGSGGGDVCCQRKRKKELPGGERTVCRKRNRFSPETTTSSSAPDSFDALPDDLLILILSKLSATANTPADFINVLITCKRLNGLSLHSLVLSKANPKAFNLKAKNWSESAHRFLKLCADAGNTEACYTLGMIRFYCLQNRGSGASLMAKAAIGSHAPALYSLAVIQFNGSGGSKNDKDLRAGVALCARAAFLGHIDALRELGHCLQDGYGVRQNITEGRRFLVQANARELAAVLSSAAVSGVPMRQLLTWTPLPHPHPHPHPQLRHLTGSGCPLLSDFGCNVPAPEVHPANRFLGEWFAARNGSPGLGLRLCSHVGCGRPETRRHEFRRCSVCGAVNYCSRACQALDWKLRHKAECTAVERWADEEGEGADGDGAVNDGDDVMAES; from the exons ATGAGGACCAGGGGCGGCGTTTGTTATCCGAGAGTTGGAGGCAGCGGCGGCGGAGATGTGTGTTGtcagaggaagaggaagaaggaatTACCCGGAGGAGAGCGGACGGTCTGCCGGAAAAGGAATAGATTCTCTCCGGAGACGACGACGAGCTCGTCGGCTCCCGATTCGTTCGATGCTTTGCCGGACGACCTCCTCATTCTTATCCTCTCGAAACTCAGCGCCACCGCTAACACGCCCGCCGATTTCATCAACGTCTTGATAAC ATGCAAGCGGTTGAACGGCTTATCTCTCCATTCTCTAGTGCTCTCCAAGGCTAATCCCAAGGCGTTTAACCTCAAGGCCAAGAACTGGTCCGAGTCGGCTCACCGATTCCTCAAGCTCTGCGCCGACGCCGGCAACACCGAGGCCTGCTACACTCTCGGCATG ATTCGCTTCTATTGTTTGCAAAACAGAGGAAGCGGAGCCTCGCTCATGGCCAAGGCGGCGATTGGCTCTCACGCGCCGGCGCTTTATTCGCTTGCCGTCATTCAATTCAACGGCAGCGGAGGCTCCAAAAACGACAAGGACCTCCGGGCCGGAGTGGCGCTATGCGCTCGAGCCGCGTTTCTCGGCCACATCGACGCTCTGCGAGAGCTCGGGCACTGTCTCCAGGACGGTTACGGAGTTCGTCAGAACATAACGGAAGGGCGACGGTTTCTCGTGCAGGCCAACGCACGTGAACTCGCGGCGGTTTTGTCCTCTGCGGCAGTTTCGGGAGTCCCCATGCGCCAGTTACTGACGTGGACTCCACTCCCTCATCCGCACCCTCATCCTCATCCGCAGCTGCGGCACCTGACCGGGTCGGGCTGCCCCCTGCTCAGCGACTTCGGGTGCAACGTTCCGGCCCCGGAGGTCCATCCGGCGAACCGGTTTTTGGGAGAGTGGTTCGCTGCTCGGAACGGTTCGCCAGGACTGGGTTTGAGGCTTTGCTCGCACGTGGGGTGCGGGAGGCCTGAGACGAGGAGGCACGAGTTTCGTCGGTGTTCGGTGTGTGGGGCCGTCAACTACTGCTCCCGCGCCTGCCAGGCACTTGATTGGAAGCTGCGCCACAAGGCGGAGTGTACCGCCGTTGAGCGGTGGGCGGATGAGGAAGGTGAGGGTGCAGACGGTGACGGAGCTGTCAATGATGGCGATGACGTTATGGCTGAGAGTTAA